The window TTCGAATGTCCGCCAACCCCTCTTCCCCTGGCACCAGTACCGGCGACTTGTGGAAGATCGCCAGTGCGTCGTCGTCCATTTGCCGAGCCTGCTGATTAGCAACCGTTTTGTCGAGCAGTACACCGCTACTGGTTCGGCCTTTCACCCCGGAATAGGCCTGCATAGGCTCCAGCTCGTACCAGCCCTTGGTGCAATTCGCGCGCAGCATATTCATATTCTGACCAACACTGGTGGCACATTCAGCGATAACACCCCCGGGAAATTCCAGCGTTAGATAGGCGGATTCATCCACTTCTTTGAAGACGTTCTTGCGCTCGACTTCAAGTCGGGCAGTCACGGCGACTGGCTCGCTGCCTGCGGTATAGCGCGCAGCATTAATCGGGTACACCCCCATATCGTAAAGCGCGCCACCGCCGAGTTTGCGGCTTAAACGCCAGTTGTCCGGGTTGGGCGCTCCCCCGGCGTAACCGGCTTTGGCAATAATGTTTTTTAATTTGCCATACGGTTGCGAGCTCGCGTAAGACATTACCGTGCGCGTGTTCGGCTCGTGTTGCATGCGATAGCCTACCGCCAGCTGAACGCCATTTTTATTGCAGGCACCAATAATCGAGAGACATTCTTTTTCGGTCATCGCCATTGGTTTCTCACACCACACATGCTTACCGGCATTGGCCGCAATGAGCGCGTATTTCTCGTGCAGCCCGGTGGGAACCACGATATACAAGACGTCGATGTCCGGGTTATCAGCCACCTGGTGCATGGTTTCGTAGGAATAGATATTACGGTCGGCGATGCCATATTCCTGCTGCCACTGGGGAACCTTCTCCGGGCTTCCTGTCACCAGGCCGCGCAATTCGCAGTACTGAGTAAGTTGCAGTGCAGACGCGAGTAGATCGCGACTGTAATAACCCAAACCGACCAGCGCGACACCAATTTTGCGTCGGCCGGGTTTGGCGATTGCGAGAGGGTTGTATGACGGCGAAGCCGCCAACGCCGCACCCATCAGGCCCTGCTTGAGAATACGACGGCGGGAAGAAAGCTGACTCATGTAACCTCCATCAATGGGTAACCCATTTGTTATCGTTATAGCTCTGAAGAAGAGGAACTTGCAGTTGCATTTGACAGCGCGCCGTCAACACACGGTGAACCAGGCTAGGCGCTCAGCACACCGCATTTATCAGGAATACGCTACCGATCAGACTAGATTAGGTCTTGAGGGCGTTTAACCCACACCAGCAGGCGGTTGTTTGCAGGCATGGGATTGTCTTCAAACAAATGTAAACCGTGGCTCAACGCTAACTGGTCTACCTTTTCGAAGTCGCGAATACCACGCTCCGGATCTGCCTCTTTCAGCCACTGATCAAAATCACGGTTGCTGTCGCTGGTATAGGTACCATGGTAATTAAACGGGCCGTAAAGCGCAAAAACCCCGCCCGCCGGCAGATTGTCTGCAACGCGCTCGATCATCGCACAGGCCAATGGCCAACTCATGATGTGGGCAGTATTCGCGCTAAAGACCCCATCGCAGCCGGGTGCAGGCCACTCAGGATCGCGGATATCAAAGGTAAGGGCGGGAAGCAGATTGGGGCTTGGGCAGCTAGCACGCCACAGCTCTATACCTGCGAGGTTTTGACTGACGTCGGTCGGCTGCCACTTTAAGTGGTCAAGATGCGATGCGAACCAGCAGGCATGCTGGCCTGTGCCACTGCCGATTTCCATCACCCTGCGGCAAGGCTCGAATACCCGGCGCAAAACACACAGTATCGGTTCCTTATTATTTTCGCAGGCCTGACTAAAAGGCTTGACGTCTTCTTCCATGGTCCCTCCGGGGTAAGCGTTTTACAACGCCTGACGGTTTGCTCATACCAGTGAACGTTTGTGCGTATTTATTTTCTTGTGTACAAACCACTGCGGCTGCGACGCGGCATCAAGAACACAGAATGGCGCATCATGCACCATTTTACGCACGCATATCCATATTTAACAGCTTATATACCGACCAGTACTGGGATCTGCAGCAAGAATTTGACCACTACTTCGCCAAGGCAGCAGATTTAGTGCGTTTTTAACGAGTTGGGGAGGGTAGAGTCGTGCACAAATTCCTGTTCGAGTGTGTCGATAAATACCGTCTTGGGCTGCCCCCCTAACTAAGCGCCTGCTATCGCTTTTGAGATCACCTCAAATTTTTCGGGGTCGTTATCGACAAAGCGAACCACAATTTTAAGTTTGTTGGTGTTTGGATGATTTTCCACGGCTTGCAGACTGTGGACATACGCGTTTAAGCGGGCCAACGCTTTCCCGTCTTTGTTTTCCAGATCCACGACGGCCTGGTCAAAAAGTGTGGGCAACACCTCCGGACGCACCATGAATCCGCTCATCGCCTGCAGCGACAATTCCCGGACCATCACCTGGCAGGCCGTATTGGGGAACCGCAGCTGCGCTTTACCTTCAAATTGACCGCTCTTTTTTTGCTTGGCCACAACTGCTTTCGCGGGCTTGGCAAATAATGGATTTGCGGCAGCAACGTCCTCTGGAGCGACCGTTTTAGCCTGCGCATTACCACCGGTAAGCACATCCAGCGAACCAAAAGCACTGGTTTCCTGGCGCGGTCGTCCTTCGTCTTTATACCCAATTTTCTTGAGCTGCTTGCCCACTTTGCGCCGCAGTTCCTCGGCGGTAAAGGGTTTGCCCAAATAGTCGCTCACCCCGGATTGAATAGCCTGTACCACGTGGTCGCGGTCGCCTCGGCTGCTGATCATCACAAAAGGCATACTGGGGTTGCGCGCCTCGGTGCGCACCCAGCGCAACAACTCCTCGCCACTCATTTCGGGCATTTCCCAATCGGATAACACCAGATCCATTTCGTTGTTTTTAAGGATCGCCAGCGCGCGGCGGCCGTCTGTAGCCTCGTGCAACTCCAGGTTGGTGATAAACTGACGCAAAGTGCGCTTAATGGTATCCCGGACAAAACTCGCGTCGTCCACTACCAGTACTCGCAAGGCCATGGGTTCCCCTTCCAGAGGCGCGAGCTTTCGCCGTTATTGCTTGCGGGTAAACACCCATTGACCGGCGTCGGACATAGCGCTGTTGTATTGATAACCGTCCCAGTCAAACTGTTTAATCAACTCCGGGTCGGTAATTTGATTCTTAATAATATAGGCGCTCATCCGGCCCCTCGCCTTTTTAGCGAAAAAGCTGATGATTTTGTAGGTGCCGTTTTTCCAGTCCTTAAACACCGGCGTGATAATTTGCGCTTGCAGGTGCGCAGGCTTAACCGATTTAAAATACTCGTTAGACGCCAGGTTAATCAGGGTGTTGCTGGCGAGCTTTTTGATCGGTTTATTGAGCTCTGCGGTAACCTTGTCACCCCAGAAGGCGTAGAGGTCTTTACCGCGGTCATTCGCGAAGCGGGTACCCATTTCCAGTCGGTAGGGCGCAACCAGATCCAGCGGTTTAAGTACCCCGTACAGGCCGGATAAAATCCGCAAGTGCTGCTGCGCAAAATCGAAATCCTCAGCCGAAAAATTGTAAGCGTCCAGGCCCACGTAGACATCGCCTTTAAACGCCAGCAGCGCCTGTCGCGCATTTTTTTTGGTAAGCGGTAATTGCCAGTCCTGAAAGCGATCGTAATTCAGCAGGCCGAGCTTATCGCTTATGCCCATCAATTGAGAAACATCCTGAGGCGCGAGTGTTTTCAACCCGTCCATCAATTCACTGGCATCGTCCAACAATGCAGCTTTCGTGCTTTTGGCGGTAGGAACTGGAGAATCGTAATCTAGGTTTTTGGCAGGGGAAATAACAATCAGCATGGCCGTTTTTTTCTTAATTCATTTGGGTGAGATTATAACGGTGCATAACCACACTCTACAGGTGGCTATGTTTATCGGCGTAATAGAAGTTACACGCAACGAGGGAATTAGCTACTGTGGTTTCAGAATTTCCTGCCACCAATTAAGCGGCTGTTGTTGACCTTCGACGATATCGTACACATTACCGTACATCCAGGTACTGCCGCCATCGTCACCGAGACAGCGGTTAAGGATGTCCTCTATGGTTTGAAATCCGCAACTCACGTGGATCGAAAACACCAGCATCCGCGCATTCTCGTAATCCAGTTCGCCGCCCAGTTTTTCCAGCTCAGGAACCAGTTGTTCTGCCAACGCCGCTGCACCGGTCCGGGAAAACACACGAATACATAAATTGCCAGCGCGCTTCACCAGAGTGAAACTGCCAGTCTTGCGATCCACTTTAATATGATCACCACTGGCAATACCTCGAACAAACGCCGGAGATTTAACCAGTTGAAAGGCGCCATCGTCGAGTTTACGCACTTGCAGGGTTTCCATCACCGGCCGCCCGTCGGCTTGCTGCCCAGCAAATAAACTAATTTCCTGCAACGCGTTATCTGTCATTTCACTCTCTCTAACTGTACTCGAATCAATGTGCCTCACGCTCCTGTCGAGACATGACACTCGTACCGCGTCTCGCACGGCATTGTTCGGCGCTTTCGCTAGAGAGAAGCAATGAACAAAGCGTGTGGAACGGAGTCACAATTTTATCAACAGGACGAAACGCGGCCATTATAATGGACGTTTACAGTTCCTGCTCACCACCTTGTAAAGCAAAGGAAAACATATGCTCACGCTGCATCACCACTTGCGGGCCCTTATTGCGCTTATCTTAGTCACTACTTTGGCCACAGCCTGCTCTGTCAATCCGGTCACGGGTAAACGGCAACTGACGATGCCCGTTGCGGAACAAATCCGCCTGGGTAATCAACAATATATTCCCTCGCAACAGCAGCAGGGCGGACGCTATGTGGTGGACCCCGATCTCAATGTCTATGTCAGGCAGGTGGGTCAGGCGGTAGCCGCGCAAAGTGAGGTAAAACTGCCCTACGAATTCGTGGTGCTCAACAACAATGTCCCCAATGCCTGGGCCCTGCCAGGTGGCAAAATTGCCGTGAACCGCGGATTGTTGGTGCTCTTGGATGACGAAGCTCAATTGGCCGCGGTACTCGGACACGAAGTCGTGCACGCGGCAGCGGAACACAGCGCAAACCAAATGACCCGTCAGCAAATTCTCGGCGTCGGGGTACTTGCGGCAACTGTTGCGGCAGGTGCTGCGGTTGAGGATGATAAAGCTGCGTTGATCGGTGCTGGAGCTTCGGTCGGCGCGCAGGCATTTCAAGCACACTACGGTCGCAGTCAGGAGTTGGAGGCGGACTTTTACGGAATCGACTATATGGTGTCTGCTGGCTACGACCCTGATGCCGCAGTGGAGCTGCAACAAAAATTCGTTGCACTGAGCAAAGGGCAGCAGAGCGATTTGCTCAGTAACCTGTTTGCAAGTCACCCGCCATCCGAGGAGCGCGTGGCGCGCAATCGCGAGAAGGCCAGTACTTTACCTGACGGCAAGCGCAACCGGGCAGCCTTTCAAGAGGCAATTGCGCAGTTGAAAAAGGACCAGCCGGCCTACGACAAGCACCAACTCGCCGAGCAAGCGGCCGCCAAAGGGAATATGGACGAAGCCCTGGCACTTACCGAACAAGCCATCAAACTGCAACCCAACGAATCGCTCTTTTACATCACTAAAGGGCAGATACTGTTCAGCCAGGATAAAGCGGCCGCTGCCAAATCCGCGTTCGCAGAAGCAAACAGTCGCAATCCAGACTATTTTATGGGGTTCCTTGGCCTCGGTATTTGCGAAGCCCAGCAAAAAAACTGGTCAGCGGCACGCACGGCGTTAACACAAAGCGCGCAACTGCTGCCCACAGCAACAGCGGTGTTTTATCTGGGTGAAGTCGAACTGGGAAGTGGCAATCGCGAACAGGCAGTAGGTTATTACCAGCAGGCAGCATCAGCAGGTGGCGATATTGGTGCTGCTGCAGAGCGCCGGTTAGCGCAATTACAGCCTGCCAGTTAGGAGCATGTCCTTAACAGGCGAAGTTACCGTCCTTGCGGCGACGCTCGCATTCTTTGCGAATGTTCTCGCAGGCGGTCACCTTGCCCGGTGACGTTGGATTGCCTGCAATACACTCGTCCCGCTTGGTGGCCAGTTCTGAGTTGCTGAGGCTGCGCAAGCCCCCGTCACACGCAGTAAGGCCGATAATAAGCAGCAGGAATGAAATACATCGAATGGTCATTTTACATCTCTTGGGTCGGGGATTTTCGCGCCATAACGCTGTGACAAGAATAACTAAAAGTTTAGCTTATAGCTGGAAATACGATAAAAAAATTCCTGATATTCCCGGATTTTAGTTTCCCATCGACCCGACGATTGAATAAATGCGCCTATCTATTTAATCGCGCTCCCTTTAAATATTGGCGAAGTTTTAAGAATTTTAATGAATTACAACGCCGTTCAGATAACAGCGGCGGTTTCAGCACCACCTATCAGCTTCGCAATGTTGATTGTTAAATTGATAACCTCGATCACCGCTGCCAGGCAGCAAGCGACAAACAGCCATAAAAAAGGCGACTAAAAAGTCGCCTTTGGGTTTGGAAATAGGTCAATTCTTTAAAATTTCAGTACACCACCCACACCAGCATATTTTTCGGTGGGGGTTTCATCAGAACTGTTACGGGTGAGATAGCTGGTCAGTTTGAAGGTCGGGCTCAAGTGGTAGTCCGCACCGACGGAACCACTCTTCGCGCCCTCAAACTTCACGTCGGACATAGCGTATTGCGCTTTCAAATCCCATTTCCCGCCGACGCGGTATTTCACTGACACCAGCTTGGCATCCACATCGTCCGCATCATTTTGCGGTGAATACTGCTCGTACATTCCACCCAATTGAACCGGGCCTATCTGGTAGGTAGAGGAAACCCGCACCGCAGACGTATCCACCTCTTCGATATCACTGTCCAAAGCCAGTGCCACGTAAAAATCACCCTTAGTGTAACTTGCGGAACCGCCATAACCGTCTTCCAGCTCCGGGTCTTCGCGCAACAGCACCAGGCCTTTGAACTGCAATCCGTTCAGCGTGTTAGGCGTTGTATATTCCACCATGTTGGTTAGGCGGTTGTCGTTGATGGTGATAACCTGCGCAATATCGCCAACCTGATCGCCAAAAATGTCCACTTTCCCTTGTGAGCGTTTAAACGGCGTATCGAACCGGCCAAACGCAAGGCGACCAAAATCGCCTTTGACACCTAAAAAGCTATTGCGCTTGGTCCAAGTCACATTGTCATTCGGCTCTATACCCAACTCGTAGTGATAAAACACTTCCAGGCCGTTATCCAGTTTTTCGCTGCCACGAACGCCTAAACGCGAAAAAAAGCTCTCTAGCTCCAC of the Teredinibacter turnerae T7901 genome contains:
- a CDS encoding M48 family metallopeptidase: MLTLHHHLRALIALILVTTLATACSVNPVTGKRQLTMPVAEQIRLGNQQYIPSQQQQGGRYVVDPDLNVYVRQVGQAVAAQSEVKLPYEFVVLNNNVPNAWALPGGKIAVNRGLLVLLDDEAQLAAVLGHEVVHAAAEHSANQMTRQQILGVGVLAATVAAGAAVEDDKAALIGAGASVGAQAFQAHYGRSQELEADFYGIDYMVSAGYDPDAAVELQQKFVALSKGQQSDLLSNLFASHPPSEERVARNREKASTLPDGKRNRAAFQEAIAQLKKDQPAYDKHQLAEQAAAKGNMDEALALTEQAIKLQPNESLFYITKGQILFSQDKAAAAKSAFAEANSRNPDYFMGFLGLGICEAQQKNWSAARTALTQSAQLLPTATAVFYLGEVELGSGNREQAVGYYQQAASAGGDIGAAAERRLAQLQPAS
- a CDS encoding response regulator; translation: MALRVLVVDDASFVRDTIKRTLRQFITNLELHEATDGRRALAILKNNEMDLVLSDWEMPEMSGEELLRWVRTEARNPSMPFVMISSRGDRDHVVQAIQSGVSDYLGKPFTAEELRRKVGKQLKKIGYKDEGRPRQETSAFGSLDVLTGGNAQAKTVAPEDVAAANPLFAKPAKAVVAKQKKSGQFEGKAQLRFPNTACQVMVRELSLQAMSGFMVRPEVLPTLFDQAVVDLENKDGKALARLNAYVHSLQAVENHPNTNKLKIVVRFVDNDPEKFEVISKAIAGA
- a CDS encoding DUF4265 domain-containing protein; the protein is MTDNALQEISLFAGQQADGRPVMETLQVRKLDDGAFQLVKSPAFVRGIASGDHIKVDRKTGSFTLVKRAGNLCIRVFSRTGAAALAEQLVPELEKLGGELDYENARMLVFSIHVSCGFQTIEDILNRCLGDDGGSTWMYGNVYDIVEGQQQPLNWWQEILKPQ
- a CDS encoding DUF938 domain-containing protein, which translates into the protein MEEDVKPFSQACENNKEPILCVLRRVFEPCRRVMEIGSGTGQHACWFASHLDHLKWQPTDVSQNLAGIELWRASCPSPNLLPALTFDIRDPEWPAPGCDGVFSANTAHIMSWPLACAMIERVADNLPAGGVFALYGPFNYHGTYTSDSNRDFDQWLKEADPERGIRDFEKVDQLALSHGLHLFEDNPMPANNRLLVWVKRPQDLI
- a CDS encoding Gfo/Idh/MocA family protein yields the protein MSQLSSRRRILKQGLMGAALAASPSYNPLAIAKPGRRKIGVALVGLGYYSRDLLASALQLTQYCELRGLVTGSPEKVPQWQQEYGIADRNIYSYETMHQVADNPDIDVLYIVVPTGLHEKYALIAANAGKHVWCEKPMAMTEKECLSIIGACNKNGVQLAVGYRMQHEPNTRTVMSYASSQPYGKLKNIIAKAGYAGGAPNPDNWRLSRKLGGGALYDMGVYPINAARYTAGSEPVAVTARLEVERKNVFKEVDESAYLTLEFPGGVIAECATSVGQNMNMLRANCTKGWYELEPMQAYSGVKGRTSSGVLLDKTVANQQARQMDDDALAIFHKSPVLVPGEEGLADIRIIEAAHRSNASGKRVAL
- the yaaA gene encoding peroxide stress protein YaaA, encoding MLIVISPAKNLDYDSPVPTAKSTKAALLDDASELMDGLKTLAPQDVSQLMGISDKLGLLNYDRFQDWQLPLTKKNARQALLAFKGDVYVGLDAYNFSAEDFDFAQQHLRILSGLYGVLKPLDLVAPYRLEMGTRFANDRGKDLYAFWGDKVTAELNKPIKKLASNTLINLASNEYFKSVKPAHLQAQIITPVFKDWKNGTYKIISFFAKKARGRMSAYIIKNQITDPELIKQFDWDGYQYNSAMSDAGQWVFTRKQ
- a CDS encoding porin; this encodes MKKKQLLPGLIALTLSGTVAADPEIFGLIHLVTQYHETTDTVTDESESVVELESFFSRLGVRGSEKLDNGLEVFYHYELGIEPNDNVTWTKRNSFLGVKGDFGRLAFGRFDTPFKRSQGKVDIFGDQVGDIAQVITINDNRLTNMVEYTTPNTLNGLQFKGLVLLREDPELEDGYGGSASYTKGDFYVALALDSDIEEVDTSAVRVSSTYQIGPVQLGGMYEQYSPQNDADDVDAKLVSVKYRVGGKWDLKAQYAMSDVKFEGAKSGSVGADYHLSPTFKLTSYLTRNSSDETPTEKYAGVGGVLKF